Within the Miscanthus floridulus cultivar M001 chromosome 2, ASM1932011v1, whole genome shotgun sequence genome, the region GACGCCACGATGCCGTCGAAGCCGCGATGCCGCAGCTCCGCCCTCTCCGGCTCGGCTTGCGCTCCACCCCTCCCTCTTTCCGGCTTTGGCGGCACGAGGTCATTCCATGCCACCACGGGACTCCGACGTGGCCAAACCCTAGCGGCGCAGCCCGGCACCATCACGCCCGCGCCGGCTTCCCTGTCGCCTCGG harbors:
- the LOC136537991 gene encoding uncharacterized protein, with product MPQLRPLRLGLRSTPPSFRLWRHEVIPCHHGTPTWPNPSGAARHHHARAGFPVASAGHRAIVGFTADSRTGRGRRRAVPERAAATATPIISVRAVNQTYNSSTK